Part of the Oryzias melastigma strain HK-1 linkage group LG11, ASM292280v2, whole genome shotgun sequence genome, CCAGCTGTTGCTCCGTTCTGTAATGGCGTAAACCTCGTCTGCGTTCATGACGGAAGCTAGTCATAAAAATTCTGCTGCTGTCTCTCCGTTGCGCTGAGGCGGTTGTATTTTTGTCTGTGGCATTAGATTGAGTAATTATAATTATAGTAAATTATAGAACTTAATTATATTAAAACTAATGCCACatatattaaagaaaagttCTACCATTCTcacagtgaaaaaaacaaaatattctaaGCTTTTCTTTAGGTGGAAGAGTTGTTCTAAGCAGCACAGCAGACGCACTGATATATTTCACCAAGTCAATGAGGAAATCATCAGACCAGCTGGTTGCTGCAGCGATGCTGCTTCAAAACAAGCTGTGAGGAATCGTTGCAAACTCAGGGACACgacaaacaaagaaataaaagtacataaatGTCGTAGTTCTGGAATGCAGAAAGGAATTTTTAATAAGTAGAACTTTTCCTgccaaaacaaactaaagtaaATGGATTCTGAGCCCTGAAGGAACTCAAACGGGTCAAGAAGGACGTCAGCTGGAGCTCGTGGTCAGAGCGCTGGAAGGCCCGACTCACCTGGACTGCCAGGGCGTGATGACGCCGTCGTCCGGGCCTCCGATCAGAACcagcttttggattttcagGAAGTTCTCCTTCCACTCTGCAGGTTTGAAGCCacgaataaataaaagtgtttcagtCATTTTCCATAGAAGTTCAGAGACACAACGACTCGAGTCGACACCGACCTGTGGAGTTTGGACTTGGTTTCTCGCCGTTGAGCAGAGCTAAATAGTCACTGCTGTTGACGTACATGTCTCTGTGGTGGGGGTCNNGGGGGGGGGGGAGTGAGGAAACCTCCAGAAGCATCAAGACACAGACGGTTTCAGGACTCACCTTTCCAGTAGTTGCAGATGGAAAACTTCTGACCGATCCCAGAATAACAAACACGGTAGACTTCTGACTTCACAAACTCTGGGAAGACGTACTTCAAGTAGTCGGTGTCTGGAGGAAGACAGAGGAGGATGAGAGGAAGACAAATCCACTCCATGCATCATCATGAACTCAGAATCACCCCGACCCACCTCCATACTGGCCGGCCTGAGGCGAGGACAGAGAGATGAAGGTGTGGACGTTGTGTTCAGGGAGGGTGGAGAGGATCCCTCTGCAGACCAGCCCGCCTGTGAGGATGCAGGAACACAAACACGTgaagtccaactccaatcatcttctgaaCTGTCTCCAGTCTGCTTTTCATTCCAATGATGCCGTTCTCAGACAAAAATCgaaaaacgtgtcattttctagaacatagtttctgcagagcggcaggagttcattagagattCACCTGTAAGGTGTGGGCGGGGCCAACTCTGCTTCCccccaggagtgtcaaactcaaaacgctgaagctgataaccaactaaaatattagctaaactccaaaatagcctaaaaaaaaaatcgtagtaaatgccaaagctgcagaatcaatttttaaactttaaaactgtaactttttaacatagttatgaataataaaaatgcaggaatattattccagaataaatcaacttaaaccttaaataactttcaatattttactctccataaaaatatattttgtcaaaattatacaagttagaaatgagctcaagataacatcgggtcattaataatagaataaaatgatctggagggccggatccggcccccgggcctcgtctttgacacatgtgctctgaTGATTTACTGAGAGGTCAAACGAagcttgtggctccgcccattTTCTACATCTCTCTTTAAactgctgctgattcacaataatttgaattagaaatataaaaaaatcaaattttaatctttattttctttacgattttcctccattatgagaaaaatgacacaaaacatgttaaagaatCAGAAACATGAACTCCATCAGGGAAGTTTAACATCTTCtagtcaaaaatataaaaactctGGTGtcacatgtttatgtttttaaccacaaagaGGAAGTTTTTGCTGATAAAATGATTAAGAAATGTGCTTGTGTAATGTAGAACTGGAGATAGAAATGGTTGATGGTATAAATTCTAAATGATATCCTTTTTTGTTCCATCATAATATAACTAACTTTTTTACATGAATCAGAAAGAATTCAGATGTATAAAAGGATCAAATCTGCTTTGAAAGATTCTCCTGCCGTTTACCATCACGATGGGAGGTTTGTTCAGACATAAATCAAGTCATGTGATCATGAGGTCACATGATTACTGCCAAAACTGAAAGCTAAAAGCTTTAAATCCATCAAAAAATCcagcaaatgaaaaacaacacatttgaaATCTTTTagtaactaaaaaaactatttcactGCTGCCAGATATCAAGTACAAAAGCTgatacaaaacattttagactttgatgaaaaagacgtttttgtggcttttctcTGATGaaggagaacatatataaagaacattgagtttattttttattcaacttgttgtgaaacaggagcagaaagaaaaaaatgttggtaaaagatcgtatttgtgaggtaggaaatacgctgggcggggccaaaagctccttgctccgcccctttttctgatgcatccacttgcagaaaataaaaaaataagaaatcaagATTCCTACGAGTTTCTTcaagctaaattccaaactttttaaggtcataaaaatcaaaattttatgaATTACTTATCATTTATAatcatttattcccattttatgaTCTAAAGTTCTTTTCCTGTGTGTTGTGATGTTTTAGCgcgctactttttttttttaaacctctgataAGCTTTAAGTCTACCGACACATACGAATTTGTTATGCAATTTCcatgatttgattaaataatcatagttaaaaattatatttttgacaagaaatgtgaaaaatggagaacagcacaatttttaaggctttttaagaTTCCAAATGAATCAACTCAATGTTTTTGAGAGTTAGATCCATGCGCTGGAATCTGGATGTACGTGTGCAGGAATGCGCTCCGTCACCTTGAGAGTAGCAGATAAAGTGAACGCCGTCCGCCGCATTTTGCATTATTGGGTAGATAACCGCCTTGAAGCCCTCCACCTGCATCCACAGCGGGTCCAAGCTCTTATAGCCGTCGAACAGGTCGATGATGGAGATGTTGGTCCCTGGATGAGACTGCAGAAACACAGGAAACTCTTTTAACTTATGAACACCAGAAACCAGTTATCTGCTGTTTAACCTGCAAATATTCAGTCCAGCGGAGGTTAAAACAGAAa contains:
- the ppt2b gene encoding lysosomal thioesterase PPT2; translated protein: MSDSKVPRRGGRWKRSTGALARLFLPLLGACFWAAGAAYKPVIIVHGLFDSSQNLLNLQRFINESHPGTNISIIDLFDGYKSLDPLWMQVEGFKAVIYPIMQNAADGVHFICYSQGGLVCRGILSTLPEHNVHTFISLSSPQAGQYGDTDYLKYVFPEFVKSEVYRVCYSGIGQKFSICNYWKDPHHRDMYVNSSDYLALLNGEKPSPNSTEWKENFLKIQKLVLIGGPDDGVITPWQSSQFGFYDDNETVVEMQQQDFFWSDSFGLKTLAAREDLIICTFSGVQHIYWHSNETVFRGCMEKWLV